From the genome of Fibrobacter sp. UWH6:
GAACATCCGCAGTCAGGCTCTCGAAGCCAACGCCTGGCACCATCGCAGCGATGCCTACAGTTCTATTCCCGTGTTGATTGCGGTGGGGATCGGCATCCTGTTCCCGGAACTTTGGTTTGCGGATTCCGTGGGCGCTCTGATTGTGGCTTGCTTTATTCTGCATTCGGGCTACGAAATTGCCTGGCCTGGAATTCACCAGGTGGCAGATATTGGTGCCCCTGAGGAAACGGCGACGAAATTAAAAACGTTAGCCCTTGAAACTCCCGGCGTCATTAGTATCCATGGTTTCAGGACCCGCTTTGTGGGTAGTGACCTTCATGTGGACCTGCATATTGTGGTTCCTGCCGATATGACCCTCCTGGCTGCCCATGATCTTTCCGAAGAAGTGGAGCGCCGAATCCTGGAAGCGGGCGAAAATGTGGTGGATGCCATGGTCCACGTAGACCCCTTCGACCCCAAGAAGGCCTTCAAGTAAAAAATTTTTCTGTGCAAATTGCATATTGCCCCGAAATGGTATAGATTTCTCTAGAAAACTTGCCTTCAAAGGAGTCGTGCATGGTTTTAGATGAAGTTTTCAAACTGAGCAATGGTGCCCGTATTCCGAAAGTTGCCCTTGGCACTTGGCAAACCCCGAACGATGTTGCAGCCGACGCTGTTGTGGCCGCCATCGATGCAGGTTATAAGCATATCGATACCGCCGTTGTTTATGGTAACGAGGCTGGGGTTGGCGCCGGATTGAAGGCTGCCCTCGAAAAGACGGGAATCCACCGCGAAAGTATTTTCTTGACCACAAAGGTGCCCGCCGAAGTCAAGAGCTACAAGGGGGCGGAACAGTCTATTCAAGAAAGCTATGAACGTTTGGCTACGCCCCATATCGACATGATGCTGATCCATTGGCCCAAACCCTGGATCGAAATGAAGGACCCGAATGCGCCTTCTTACAATGCCGAGAATCTGGAAGTGTGGCGCGCCATGGAAGCCGCCTACGACGTGGGCAAAATCCGCTGCCTCGGTGTTTCTAACTTCAGCATTGACGATATCAAGAACATCCAGGATAACTGCAAGGTCCAGCCGGTGGTGAACCAGATTCGCGTTCACATTGGCCATGTGCCTCTGGAACTGATCGAGTATTGCCGCTACAACGGAATCCGCGTGGAGGCTTATTCGCCCAATGCGACGGGCCGCCTGATGAACGTTCCTGCGGTGTGCGAGATGGCCAAGAAGTATGGCGTGTCTGTGCCCCAGCTGGCAAACCGTTTCTGCCTGCAGTTGAACCTGGTGACGCTTCCCAAGTCTACCCACGCCGAACGCATCCGCGAAAACGGCGCCCTGGACTTTGAAATCAGTGCCGCCGATATGGAACAGCTGCTGGAAATGCCTGAAATTTAAAGAAACATCTTAACTTTTTCGGGATTTCAGTAAGTCGATATAATCCTCGGAATTGATTTTTGCTTCAAAGAATGGCATGCTGAGTATGCTATCATGGTCAAGGATTCTCAAGGGAATAAGCTTGGTTATGTTCCCCGGAAAAATAATGTTGTGGTGGCCAATTTGATGGATGCGGGAAAGATGGTTTATGCGTCTGTTCATGAAAATCGTTGGTACGCCATGACTCCGGATGTAACTATTGATTTGTATATGGAAGATTAGGGGGTATCTCTTTGGCGTATTCAATCAAAAATGCTATCTTCGGGGTATGAAGTTTTCGTTCAAGAATTTTGCCGTGTGCGCAGCCTTGGCTTGCTGCGTGTCCAGTGCTTTTGCCGAAGTGAATCTTGCCGTGCATAAGGAAGTTTTGCCTAACGGTCTGACGGTTCTTTTGCACCCCAATAAGCAGGCTCCTACGGTGAGCTGCCGCCTGTTCTATGTGACGGGTTCTGTCCACGAGGTTCCGGGAAAGTCTGGCCTGGCTCACCTGCTGGAACATGAACTGTTCAAGGGAACCAAAAAGGTAGGCATTACGGATAGCATCGCCGATGTCCGCTTTATGGAACTGCAGGATAGTCTGCAGGCCTTGATTCGTCCGGCAAAGAATGCAGGTGATACGGCCACGGTCCGCAAGTTGACTGCGGAGCACGATTCCATTGTGAACGAACACCGCAAGATTTTTGTGAAGGATGAATTGTGGGGCGCTTACCAGGCCGCCGGCGGTACTGGGCTGAACGCCTTTACCACGGACTTGATGACGGCTTACATTGTGACCTTGCCCAAGAACAAGATCGAACTGTTCATGTGGCTGGAAGCCGACCGTATGCAGAATGCGGTGCTCCGTGAATTCTATTCCGAACGTGATGTGGTCCGCGAAGAACGCCGCATGCGTTACGACGACAAGCCCACGGGCCGCTACTACGAAAGTCTGAATTCCCTGATTTACGAGGCCTTCCCCTATCGCGTGCCTACCATTGGCTGGCCCAGTGATATTGCCAACCTGACCCGCGAAATGGCCGACGAACATTACCGCAAGTATTACAAGCCCCGCAATGCCATCTTGGTGTTGGCTGGCGACCTGGATACCACCTCTACCATGGAAATGGTGAAGAAGTATTTTGCGGATATTCCTGCCGGCGAAGCTTTTCCGCCTTTGACCATCCGCGATCCGGAACAGGCTGGCGAAAAGCGCCTGACGGTAAAGCGCCCCGATGCTCCCAACTTGTTTACTCTGGTGTTCAAGACTCCCGAAGTGGGCGACCCGATTCTTTACCCTCTGGATATTGCCGAGGGCGTGCTGAATGGTCGCAGCGGCAAACTTTACAAGCGTCTGGTGGAACAGGAAAAGCTGGCGGTGAATGCTGGCGCAAGCAACAGCCCCAACAAGTATGTGTCTGAATTCAGCGTCACCGTGAACATGCGCCCCGATGCCGACCCCGCCAAGGTGGAAGCTATCGTTTGGGAAGAACTGGAAAAACTGAAGACTGAAACGGTTAGCGAACGTGAATTCCAGAAGGTGAAGAACCGTGCCTACGCTGGCCTGGTCCGTAGCCTTACCGACATGGAAAACGTGGCAACCAATCTGGCCTGGTATGAAATGTTCGGCGACTATCGCATGTACCTCACCTGGGCCGACGAACTGAACAAGGTTAGCGCCGCCTCTGTGCAGGAAGCCGCCCAGAAGACCTTCGTCCGCGATCACAGCGTTGCAGGCCTGCTGCTGAAAGAAAAGCCTGTGGCTGCAAAGCCAGCAGAAACGGCTGTGAAAACTGCAGAACCCACTGCTGTAAAAACGGCGGAACCTGCAGCAAAGGCTGCAAAAAAATCTGACAAAAAATAAAATGGGTTAAGTCGGAAATTAAAACCGCAAACCTGAAATAAAAAAGAGGAAGTTCCTTGGGAACTTCCTCTTTTTCGCATTAAAGACCGCGTTGAATTACTTCAGCTCTTCAAGAGCTTTCTGGTTCTTAGCGATGATATCTTGCTGGGTTGCGAGCTTCACGCGTTCGGCGTTGACCACGGCTTCCGGGGCACCGCTAACAAACTTCTCATTGGAAAGTTTGCGTTCGATAGATGCGGCAAAGCTCTTGGCCTTTTCGATTTCCTTTTCGAGGCGTGCGATTTCTGCAGCCGGGTCAAGGATGCCTTCCAGCGGGATGAAGAGTTCGCCACCGGGCACAACGGCGCTGGCGCTGAACTTGGGCTTTGCGGCCTTCACTCCAACGGTAATGCTTTCGATGCCACCAAGTTCGGTGATGATGGCGAGGCATGCATTCACGGAAGCTTCGGTTGCTGCGTCGTCCACAGAAACAACGGCCTTCAGCTTGGTTGCCGGAGAAACGCTGTAACGGCCACGGACACCGCGAACGGCTTCCACCACGGCGAATGCCTGGTCGAAGGCAACTTCGATGTCCTTGTTGATGAGAGATTCATCAGCGGTGGGCCAGGGGCGGCTGATCACCATTTCGGAACCCTGGAACAGGATGCTGTTCAGTTCTTCAGTGATGAAGGGCATTACCGGGTGGAGAAGGTCAAGAACATTCTTCAGCACGTAGCTGAGGATTGCCATAGCGTTCTTCTTTTCGGCGTCCAAAGTTTCACGGTTGATCACAGCCTTCTTGATTTGCGCAAGCGCCAAATGCTAGCCTCGGTCATGGACAAATATATTTGTCCGCGACACTCGGCTTGTGCATTTGTCAAGGTACTGGCTGCAAACGTCATCCCACACGAAGAATTTTGTTTTTATGGGCGTTCCCTTGCCTACGCAAGGCCGGGCTATATTTTAGGGGCTGCCGTCTGCGCTTCGCTTATCGCCAACCTCCTAAAACGGAGCCTTGCATCGCAAGTCTCCGCCCCAAGGGGTCACTATCCCTAACGCATTTTTTTTTATTTTAAATATAAGTGCAATCTAAAAGTGGAACGTTCTTATGCCGTTTACTGATGATATAGAAAATCTGTTTGTTTTAAGCGATTATAAAAGAAATACGCCGGATGAAGACCTTATTGCCGATGTAAAGAAAGTTGCCATACAACTAGAAAAAAATACAGTAACGATAGCAGAATATGAGCTGTATGGAACGTTCCATCCAAGTACGCTACAAAGAAGATTTGGTTCCTGGTTTAAAGTTATGGAAGTGTGTAATTTAGATGCTAGTCGGAGTTGTTTGAACATTTCAGAAGAAAAATTATTTTCGAATTTAGAGAAGGTTTGGACTAGTTTAGGACGACAACCGAAATATTGTGAAATGAGAAAACCTCTTTCAGAATATTCTGTCGGCACATATGAAAAAAGGTTTGGCAGTTTTCGAAGTGCTTTGAAGCAATTTGTGGAATATGTGTCTAGCGGAATTGAAAATAAATCTAAAGATAACGAATCTAACTGCAAAGTTAAGAAACTTTCAAAAGAAAATGAAGAAGTTGTTCATAAAACGAAAAGAAATATTTCTGATAGATTACGTTTTCAGATATTGATGAGAGATGGTTTTACTTGTAAAACTTGTGGTCGAAGTCCTGTAACAGAATTGGGGGTAAAATTACATGTAGACCATATAATTCCGTGGTCGAAGGGGGGAGAAACCATTGCCGATAATTTGGAGACGAAATGCGAACAATGCAATCTTGGCAAAGGAAATGCTTTTGATTGCTGAGAATTCAACTGTTTTTTTGTGAATAAAAGAAGAGTCCTGTTTATAGGACTCTTCTTTTATCAAATGGATTATACCTTAAGTAGCTTTCTTGACCCTTAAGGTTTTTGTCTAGAAAATTATCGCAAGTCCTGCAGAGCAGTTTGTACATTCGCTACGCTCATGTACCAAGTACTAGCCTCGGTCATGGACAAATGAATTTGTCCGCGACACTCGGCTTACGTACTTGTCATTCTTACTTCAACTCAGCTAGAGCCTTCTCGTTTTTGGCAATGATATCTTGCTGGGTTGCGAGCTTCACGCGTTCGGCGTTGACCACGGCTTCCGGGGCACCGCTAACAAACTTCTCATTGGAAAGTTTGCGTTCGATAGATGCGGCAAAGCTCTTGGCCTTTTCGATTTCCTTTTCGAGGCGTGCGATTTCTGCAGCCGGGTCAAGGATGCCTTCCAGCGGGATGAAGAGTTCGCCACCGGGCACAACGGCGCTGGCGCTGAACTTGGGCTTTTCAGCCTTAACGCCAACGGTAATGCTTTCAATGCCGCCCAGTTCGGTGATGATGGCGAGGCATGCATTCACGGAAGCTTCGGTTGCTGCGTCGTCCACAGAAACAACAGCCTTCAGCTTGGTAGCGGGAGAAACGCTGTAGCGGCCTCGGACACCACGAACGGCTTCCACAACGGCGAAGGCCTGGTCGAAGGCGGCTTCAATGTCCTTGTTGATGAGAGATTCATCAGCGGTGGGCCAGGGGCGGCTGATCACCATTTCGGAGCCCTGGAACAGGATGCTGTTCAGTTCTTCAGTGATGAAGGGCATTACCGGGTGGAGAAGGTCAAGGACGTTCTTCAGCACGTAGCTGAGAATGGCCATAGCATTCTTCTTTTCGGCGGTGAGGGTTTCGCTGTTGATCACAGCCTTCTTGATTTCCAGGTACTGGCTGCAAACGTCATCCCACACGAAGCGGTAGAGGAAGCCGGCAAGTTCTGCGAAGTGGTATTCTTCCAGCATGCGGGTGGCATCCTTGATGGTGGTCTGCAGGCGAGAAAGGATCCACTTGTCTTCCAGTGCGAACAAATTCTTGTCCATGGGAAGTTCGGCGGCAAGGGCTCCAGCCTGTTCCAGCTGCGGGTAGAGGAAGCGGCAAGCGTTCCAAATCTTGTTAGAGAAGTTACGACCGATTTCGAACTTTTCGGAAGTGTTGATTTCGGTACCGTCTTCCTGCTTTTCCTTCTTCACCGGCAGACGAACGTCCTGGTTGTCGGTGCAGAGGCTGGCCATCACGAAGCGGAGCGCGTCAGTGCCGTACTTCTTTTCGATGTCCATGGGGTCCACGCCGTTACCCTTGGACTTACTCATGGTCATGCCATTGCCGTCCAGGATCTTCGGGTGGATGTAAACGGTGTGGAACGGGATCGTACCCATGTTTTCCTGGCTGAACAGCACCATGCGAGCCACCCAGAGGGTGATGATGTCGCGGCTGGTCACCAGCACGGAAGTGGGGTAGTACTTCTTAAGAGTGTCGGTGTTTTCCGGCCAACCCATGGTAGAGTGGGGCCAGAGACCACTGGAGAACCAGGTGTCCAGAACGTCGTCTTCCTGCTTGAGAACGTGGCCCGGAACTGCGTCTTCTGCCAGGTTTTCTTCCTGAGAGCAGACCAGGTAGCCACCATTTTCAGCCTTGTAGAAGAAGATGTCTTCGCGGTTGCCAAATACGGCCTTCAGTTCTTCTTCGGTAGCGTCGGTGTGCCAGATAGGAATGCGGTGGCCCCACCAGAGCTGACGGCTGATGCACCAGTCGCGCTTTTCGCCAAGCCAATCCAAGTACTTGTTGGCGTAGCGTTCCGGAATAATCTTGATTTCGCCTGACTTCACAGCGTTCATTGCGTTTTCTGCAAGAACGTCCATCTTCACGAACCACTGGTCGCTGAGGTACGGTTCAATAACAGTCTTGGAACGGTCAGAGTGGCCCACGTCCATTTCGTGGTCTTCCACCTTGATGAGGAGGCCGAGTTCTTCGAGACCTGCAACCACAGCTTCACGAGCTGCCTGGCCCTTAAGGCCCTGGAACTTGCCAGCGTTTTCGTTCAAGGTTCCGTCGTCGTTCATGATGTTGATCATGGGGAGCTTATGACGGAGACCGGTAGCATAGTCGTTGGGGTCGTGAGCCGGGGTCACCTTCACGGAACCGGTACCAAAGTCCTTGTCCACGAGAATTGCGTCTGCGATCACCGGAATTTCACGGTCAACGAAAGGAACCTTCAGAGTCTTGCCGATGAACTGTGCATAGCGTTCGTCGCTGGGGTGCACGGCAAGAGCGGTATCGCCCATGATGGTTTCCGGACGGGTGGTGGAAACGGGAATGAAACCCGAACCATCGGCCAGAGGATACTTGAAGGTCCAGAAGTGACCCTTCACATGTTCGTAATAGATTTCGTCGTCGGCAACGGCAGTCTGGAGCTTGGTGTCCCAGTTCACCAGACGCTTACCGCGGTAGATCAAACCCTTCTTGAACAGGTTGAAGAAGGCGTGGCGAACAGCCTTGGCGCAGATGGGGTCCAAGGTGAAGCGCTGACGGCTCCAGTCGCAGCTCACGCCAAGGCTCTTCAGCTGCTTGGTGATGCGAGCTTCATATTCTTCCTTCCACTTCCAGATGCGTTCCACCAAGGCGTCGCGGCCGATGTCGTGACGGGTCTTGTGTTCGTCCTGGAACAGGCGTTTTTCCACA
Proteins encoded in this window:
- a CDS encoding cation diffusion facilitator family transporter, which codes for MTRIVKQDDSAEVRHVTWVGLGWNVALSVGKFFAGFIGGSQALIADAIHSASDFLTDIAVIAGSKLWNCPPDANHPYGHRRFETLISVGIGVAVCAVGLGLGYDAIQTLRLGEEGASHPEWIAAVMAALSIAIKEGLFRYTRKAGKNIRSQALEANAWHHRSDAYSSIPVLIAVGIGILFPELWFADSVGALIVACFILHSGYEIAWPGIHQVADIGAPEETATKLKTLALETPGVISIHGFRTRFVGSDLHVDLHIVVPADMTLLAAHDLSEEVERRILEAGENVVDAMVHVDPFDPKKAFK
- a CDS encoding aldo/keto reductase, with the protein product MVLDEVFKLSNGARIPKVALGTWQTPNDVAADAVVAAIDAGYKHIDTAVVYGNEAGVGAGLKAALEKTGIHRESIFLTTKVPAEVKSYKGAEQSIQESYERLATPHIDMMLIHWPKPWIEMKDPNAPSYNAENLEVWRAMEAAYDVGKIRCLGVSNFSIDDIKNIQDNCKVQPVVNQIRVHIGHVPLELIEYCRYNGIRVEAYSPNATGRLMNVPAVCEMAKKYGVSVPQLANRFCLQLNLVTLPKSTHAERIRENGALDFEISAADMEQLLEMPEI
- a CDS encoding HIRAN domain-containing protein; amino-acid sequence: MDFCFKEWHAEYAIMVKDSQGNKLGYVPRKNNVVVANLMDAGKMVYASVHENRWYAMTPDVTIDLYMED
- a CDS encoding pitrilysin family protein, which translates into the protein MKFSFKNFAVCAALACCVSSAFAEVNLAVHKEVLPNGLTVLLHPNKQAPTVSCRLFYVTGSVHEVPGKSGLAHLLEHELFKGTKKVGITDSIADVRFMELQDSLQALIRPAKNAGDTATVRKLTAEHDSIVNEHRKIFVKDELWGAYQAAGGTGLNAFTTDLMTAYIVTLPKNKIELFMWLEADRMQNAVLREFYSERDVVREERRMRYDDKPTGRYYESLNSLIYEAFPYRVPTIGWPSDIANLTREMADEHYRKYYKPRNAILVLAGDLDTTSTMEMVKKYFADIPAGEAFPPLTIRDPEQAGEKRLTVKRPDAPNLFTLVFKTPEVGDPILYPLDIAEGVLNGRSGKLYKRLVEQEKLAVNAGASNSPNKYVSEFSVTVNMRPDADPAKVEAIVWEELEKLKTETVSEREFQKVKNRAYAGLVRSLTDMENVATNLAWYEMFGDYRMYLTWADELNKVSAASVQEAAQKTFVRDHSVAGLLLKEKPVAAKPAETAVKTAEPTAVKTAEPAAKAAKKSDKK
- a CDS encoding class I tRNA ligase family protein; translated protein: MALAQIKKAVINRETLDAEKKNAMAILSYVLKNVLDLLHPVMPFITEELNSILFQGSEMVISRPWPTADESLINKDIEVAFDQAFAVVEAVRGVRGRYSVSPATKLKAVVSVDDAATEASVNACLAIITELGGIESITVGVKAAKPKFSASAVVPGGELFIPLEGILDPAAEIARLEKEIEKAKSFAASIERKLSNEKFVSGAPEAVVNAERVKLATQQDIIAKNQKALEELK
- a CDS encoding homing endonuclease associated repeat-containing protein, with amino-acid sequence MPFTDDIENLFVLSDYKRNTPDEDLIADVKKVAIQLEKNTVTIAEYELYGTFHPSTLQRRFGSWFKVMEVCNLDASRSCLNISEEKLFSNLEKVWTSLGRQPKYCEMRKPLSEYSVGTYEKRFGSFRSALKQFVEYVSSGIENKSKDNESNCKVKKLSKENEEVVHKTKRNISDRLRFQILMRDGFTCKTCGRSPVTELGVKLHVDHIIPWSKGGETIADNLETKCEQCNLGKGNAFDC
- a CDS encoding valine--tRNA ligase; amino-acid sequence: METRYNSSEVEARWHETWAEKNSFAPSGKGEPFSVVIPPPNVTGALHLGHALNDTLQDILVRYRRKTGRDTLWIPGTDHAGIATQAVVEKRLFQDEHKTRHDIGRDALVERIWKWKEEYEARITKQLKSLGVSCDWSRQRFTLDPICAKAVRHAFFNLFKKGLIYRGKRLVNWDTKLQTAVADDEIYYEHVKGHFWTFKYPLADGSGFIPVSTTRPETIMGDTALAVHPSDERYAQFIGKTLKVPFVDREIPVIADAILVDKDFGTGSVKVTPAHDPNDYATGLRHKLPMINIMNDDGTLNENAGKFQGLKGQAAREAVVAGLEELGLLIKVEDHEMDVGHSDRSKTVIEPYLSDQWFVKMDVLAENAMNAVKSGEIKIIPERYANKYLDWLGEKRDWCISRQLWWGHRIPIWHTDATEEELKAVFGNREDIFFYKAENGGYLVCSQEENLAEDAVPGHVLKQEDDVLDTWFSSGLWPHSTMGWPENTDTLKKYYPTSVLVTSRDIITLWVARMVLFSQENMGTIPFHTVYIHPKILDGNGMTMSKSKGNGVDPMDIEKKYGTDALRFVMASLCTDNQDVRLPVKKEKQEDGTEINTSEKFEIGRNFSNKIWNACRFLYPQLEQAGALAAELPMDKNLFALEDKWILSRLQTTIKDATRMLEEYHFAELAGFLYRFVWDDVCSQYLEIKKAVINSETLTAEKKNAMAILSYVLKNVLDLLHPVMPFITEELNSILFQGSEMVISRPWPTADESLINKDIEAAFDQAFAVVEAVRGVRGRYSVSPATKLKAVVSVDDAATEASVNACLAIITELGGIESITVGVKAEKPKFSASAVVPGGELFIPLEGILDPAAEIARLEKEIEKAKSFAASIERKLSNEKFVSGAPEAVVNAERVKLATQQDIIAKNEKALAELK